A DNA window from Hemibagrus wyckioides isolate EC202008001 linkage group LG11, SWU_Hwy_1.0, whole genome shotgun sequence contains the following coding sequences:
- the dtymk gene encoding thymidylate kinase, translated as MSCRRGALIVLEGVDKAGKTTQCKKLVYALQKNGRAAEMMRFPDRTTQIGQLISSYLEKKNNLEDHTIHLLFSANRWELVPLMKKKLEQGITLVVDRYAFSGVAFTSAKPDFSLEWCKNPDVGLPKPDLVMFLQLNPSVAAERGEFGTERYETSAFQRSVQQRFEQLMKDPSVNWKVIDAARSIEVVHSDIKVLCENIINTSENLPIGELWK; from the exons ATGTCTTGTAGAAGAGGCGCTTTAATCGTGCTGGAGGGAGTAGACAAGGCAGGAAAAACCACACAGTGTAAGAAGCTTGTGTATGCTCTGCAGAAGAATGGGAGAGCCGCCGAGATGATGAGATTCCCTG ACAGAACAACACAGATTGGGCAGCTGATCAGTTCATACCTGGAGAAAAAGAACAACCTGGAGGACCACACCATACACCTGCTCTTTTCTGCAAACCGCTGGGAGTTGGT GCCTCTAATGAAGAAAAAGCTGGAGCAGGGAATCACCCTGGTTGTGGATCGCTATGCTTTTTCTGGAGTGGCTTTCACCAGTGCCAAACCT GACTTCTCTTTGGAGTGGTGTAAGAATCCTGATGTGGGTCTGCCAAAGCCAGACCTTGTGATGTTCCTGCAGCTGAACCCCAGCGTAGCAGCCGAACGTGGAGAGTTTGGGACAGAGCGATACGAGACCAGCGCTTTTCAGCGTTCAGTGCAGCAGAGATTCGAACAACTCATGAAGGATCCATCGGTTAACTGGAAG GTGATTGATGCAGCCAGAAGCATAGAAGTAGTACACAGTGATATTAAGGTGCTGTGTGAGAACATAATCAATACATCTGAGAATCTGCCAATTGGAGAACTATGGAAATGA
- the LOC131361340 gene encoding alanine--glyoxylate aminotransferase-like isoform X2: MPGHDADLVIWDPEKEFTVKEENIHHKNKLTPYLDLTLCGEVKGTIVRGKLVYFNGSFSPQPLGQSLLINQTLNLASLMTSLSVPPPQCLLQPFVVPHRLLLGPGPSNVPARIVTAACQPMLGHLHPETVEIMDQIKSGIQYAFQTQNRMTLAVSGPGHAAMECAIFNSVEPGESVLIAVNGIWGERAAEIAQRIGAKVNTIVTSAGRFFTNSEIEQALAKYKPVLFFLTHGESSTGVLHPIDGIGKLCHKYACLFLVDSVAALGGSPIYMDKQDIDILYTGSQKVLNAPPGTAPISFSERACHKIFNRKTKPVSYFLDLNWLASYWGCDGKPTRIYHHTGPVTALYSLREGLAILAEKGLEKSWKQHKDVAEYLHTGLEKMGLKLFVEEKKARLPTVTTVVAPPGYDWKEITGFIMKNYSIEISGGLGPSVGMVLRVGLMGCNSNKDHVDMILEALSDALKHCHKSKV; this comes from the exons ATGCCAGGTCACGATGCAGATTTAGTCATCTGGGATCCAGAGAAAGAGTTTACA GTAAAAGAGGAAAACATACATCACAAAAATAAA CTGACCCCATATCTGGACTTGACATTATGTGGAGAAGTGAAGGGTACAATCGTTCGGGGAAAACTTGTCTACTTCAATGGATCCTTTAGTCCTCAGCCATTAGGACAGAGTTTACTCATAAATCAGACTCTAAACCTGGCTTCCCT TATGACATCACTCTCTGTGCCACCACCACAATGTCTCTTACAACCTTTTGTGGTCCCACACCGGCTTCTGCTGGGACCGGGACCCTCCAACGTGCCCGCTCGGATTGTTACAGCTGCGTGCCAGCCGATGTTAGGACATCTGCACCCTGAAACTGTAGAG ATTATGGATCAGATAAAGAGTGGGATCCAGTATGCGTTTCAGACTCAGAATCGCATGACTCTGGCAGTGAGTGGGCCGGGTCACGCTGCTATGGAGTGTGCTATCTTTAACTCAGTGGAGCCTGGAGAAAGCGTACTCATTGCAGTCAACGGCATCTGGGGGGAGAGAGCTGCTGAAATCGCACAGAGAATAG GTGCCAAAGTGAACACGATAGTAACCTCAGCTGGCAGATTCTTCACAAATAGTGAAATAGAGCAG GCATTAGCCAAATATAAGCCAGTTCTGTTCTTCCTCACACATGGAGAGTCTTCTACAGGAGTGCTCCACCCCATAGATGGCATTGGCAAGCTCTGTCACAA GTATGCTTGTTTGTTCTTGGTTGACTCTGTTGCAGCACTTGGAGGTAGTCCAATCTATATGGACAAGCAAG ATATCGACATTTTGTACACTGGCTCTCAGAAGGTCCTAAATGCACCTCCAGGAACTGCACCAATCTCCTTCAGTGAGAGAGCATG CCATAAAATCTTCAACAGGAAGACAAAGCCTGTGTCTTATTTTCTGGACCTGAACTGGCTGGCCAGTTACTGGGGCTGTGATGGGAAACCTACTCGCAT TTATCATCACACTGGACCTGTAACTGCATTATACAGTCTGAGAGAAGGTCTTGCCATCCTTGCAGAGAAG GGGCTTGAAAAATCATGGAAACAACACAAAGACGTGGCCGAGTACCTCCATACAGGCCTAGAGAAGATGGGTCTCAAGCTATTTGTGGAGGAGAAG AAAGCAAGATTACCAACGGTTACTACAGTAGTAGCACCACCAGGTTATGACTGGAAAGAAATAACAGGCTTTATTATGAAGAATTACAGCATAGAAATCTCTGGAGGTCTTGGGCCATCAGTTGGAATG GTACTGCGTGTGGGTCTGATGGGCTGTAACAGCAACAAGGACCATGTGGATATGATTTTAGAGGCTCTTTCTGATGCACTGAAACACTGCCACAAGAGTAAAGTGTAA